Proteins encoded within one genomic window of Pseudochaenichthys georgianus unplaced genomic scaffold, fPseGeo1.2 scaffold_585_arrow_ctg1, whole genome shotgun sequence:
- the LOC117443325 gene encoding uncharacterized protein: MALQGALMWICSLAVLSSCAVQDETSQCGYSSLTSNLKGAVECDNSQLLSWSSEARAGLLLNLRNLTDKLYKLQLKECQDAKPTQCPQAEVPEDGGLLCTTVSDRRYCKPMCNHGYDFSFLRRSRVYEECSNQTGFQWQSQFIGGNKLAVCIKAHIQVSGAASAYFSEAQDCLTTKSNSIRSTIMGVFMSELRSADVQGGAEDSCLLCGRTRVSDLFT; the protein is encoded by the exons ATGGCTTTACAGGGAGCTCTGATGTGGATTTGCTCACTAGCAG tcttGTCCTCCTGTGCAGTTCAAGATGAGACTTCTCAGTGCGGATACAGTAGTCTGACGTCTAACCTCAAG GGGGCGGTAGAGTGTGACAACAGCCAGCTGCTGTCCTGGAGTTCAGAGGCGAGAGCTGGCCTGCTGCTGAACCTGAGGAACCTGACGGACAAACTGTACAAACTCCAGCTGAAAG AATGCCAGGATGCAAAGCCAACGCAATGCCCTCAAGCTGAAGTGCCGGAAGACGGAGGGCTGCTGTGCACCACAGTGAGCGACAGGCGCTACTGCAAGCCGATGTGCAACCAT GGTTACGATTTTAGTTTCCTCAGGAGGAGTCGGGTGTATGAAGAGTGCAGTAATCAGACTGGGTTTCAATGGCAGAGTCAGTTCATTGGAGGAAACAAGCTGGCCGTGTGCATCA AAGCACACATCCAGGTGTCAGGAGCAGCATCAGCATATTTCTCTGAAGCTCAGGACTGCCTGACAACCAAGAGCAACAGCATAAGGAGCACCATCATGGGGGTTTTTATGTCTGAGCTGAGGAGCGCTGATGTTCAGGGAGGGGCTGAGGACAGCTGTCTTCTATGTGGAAGAACAAGAGTCAGTGATTTATTCACTTAA